atatatattttaaactcGAGAATTCATCGTTATGAAGATTAAATACTTTAAACTCTAGAATTCGCAGTTCCGCGatgaacaaaaacaaaaacaaaaacaaatatagaGATACGTAAATTGAGGAAAATATGATGAAAAtaaacgaagaagaagaagagaagaaaaagtACGAGACTGAGAGAAAGGGCGGGAGAGGCGAAGAAGTCTTTGGTACGAGAAGAAGGTGGATTATTCGACATGTTGACGCCCATGACACACAGAGAATTAGGTTTTTTCTTAGGGTGTTTTAAGGAGGAGGTAGCCAATGACAACAATGGAGGttaagaaagaagaaaagagagatGAGGTGAGGTGGGGTCTAATGGATTTAAggatataaaaacaaaattttaagttttaaaaaagaaatgttGGTTTTGAGAAGAGAAATGGTAGAGAAAAGGACTGGTAGGAGTTGActgttagatttttttttttttacacaaaGCTATAATTCAACTAactactactccctccgtcccaattgagttgtccactttgcctttatcacacagtttaagaaaagcaattattgtttatagattttataaaaaaattcttacttttcttgtcatacccctatttaatatagagtccacttataatttacttttactttattcattagtggattttaaataggtaatataggaaaattgaaagtaaaaattagttactttttgaaagtggacaagagttttgggacaaaaaaatttctcaaagtggacaactctattgagacggagggagtagttctTTTGAATCTGCTGTTTTTGAATTCCAACGGGATTTCTACTCCTTTTTTACTATACATTTAAGTaggcaaaatgattttttttcgaTATGTAGGTGAGTAGGTAAGACGCTATTCTAACTTAAATGGAATCCACATTCATAACATAGTCTATGTtgtcgtttaaaatttgaaaatggaACTTTACCTTCCGTAAAAAAAATTACCcaacaaaagtaaaaattagtccgaatgtgaaaagtttaaaaatgtcATCTCATAGTTGAGATTTGACAAGGACACCTTATGTACAATATGCTAaaaagaaaaggtaaaataattttttacgttttttataTTCATTATTAGACTTGATCGTGGACCAGACTTGTACAAATTTGGGTCGGATCAAACCGAGCTtgtttcttttatatataagtCTAAATCCGATTCAAATTTGATATTCATCACTCTAACTCGGCCAACATATTATATcgagttggatttgttttttatcatGCATtggaatttaaacaaaattttaaaattcaagtcCGTCCATAACAAACagatttattataaattcaacTTCATgtccaatttaaaataaatataagtatttaaatCTGGTTTTAAAACATATAGACGGATACTCAAGTTCATAATCAAgcctaattaaatataaacggTTGTCTCTCTAATTACTAATTATATCTTTTATCGTCCACGACCGGCTTGCTAGAACAAATGATTAatcctccccccccccccccccccccccttccccCGAGAAGTTCTTGTGTGAACCTAGTTCGCCACGTAAGATTATGAACCATACATTAAATACATGACACGTGGCGTAATTAAATGtcataaccaatcaataaatataacattaattagtgatcttttaattataattaaatgctatttattgattggttgtaatatttaattacgccacgtgtcatgtatttaatggatggttcataattCTATGTGGCGAACTAGATTCACACAAGTATTTCTCCCCTCCCCCTCCCAACTTCACACGAAATATTAAAATAGTCCAAATTCATCAAACGGAATCAAACAAACCCACAAATATACTCAATCAGTCAAAAACACTTGAAACCTACATATtcctaatttaatattaattcatTCTAATTAACCAGGTTTATTAATTTAagtgtaattaattttaactaaCCCAACCACCACCATCTACAACGCCTCCATTCTGGCTAATGTCTAGGAACGCCGCCCTTTTTCCTCCACTTCAACATCCCCCTCCTATCTCCAACAACCGCCCTCGTTGAACAGATTTGTTCATCTCAAATCTATTGAACAAATCTGTTCGTTTGAGGTTCGATCCGTTTGTCTGAAAAGACGGCCCATCTTAGGGTCATATTCTTAGACGAAGCTCGTTTGAGAGGAGGCGACCACTGGTGATTGTGGCAGCGGCTTTGGTGGAGGGATGAATGTAAAAAGTACACTAAAGTCTCtaggtttttaaaaaaattatttaatatataaaattttaaaagagtaATGTTATATAATCCacctattttaatatattttattgtatCACCTGACGTGACAATTAATAAGTGGATCAATTTAAAAAAGGAAATTAAAGCATGTATTTTTGGTTAGgaattgaacaaataaaaacatgtcATGTAAGCTGGTACAACAACATGGGTTAAAATAGatgggttaaatagcattttttttttcaaaattgtagaattttttttatttttttaaattcaagtactaatttgaaagattaaataatattaagattattttaatttttttatcattttttaatggAAAGTGTGTTTTAAACGCGGGTGAGAGGGGAAAGGGGGTATTTTGACCAATTTTCGCAATTATTGGTGTTTTTTGATCCCGTTTGATGAATTTGGGTCATTTTGATAATTCGTGTCAAGTTGATGGGGTGAATTAATCCTTTCGGGTTTAAAACGGACTGAGTATAGACAGATAATCAGATTCATAATCATGCCTAATTAAACATGAACTGTTTGTCtctctaattattaattatctttaaTCGTCCAGTACTTGCTTTCATATTATTTTGCTACTTTAATCCAGTTTATTGATTTTTTCCTTAGTACTCctcctttatttttcttattaggACACTTCTCGCCCCTGAATAGATTAATAAGCTCTATAATGCTATTTTTTGGCATAAAATGTAATCTTTTCTGGTTTTAATAATACTATTTCTATCTTAAATTACACGTGCGAACAATTATACAAAGAGGAAAATGGATCTATGTTGTACCAAATGCAAGAGTACTTCCAATTTTATCTATATTGGGCCTATGTACTTCCTCACGCATGCAAATCAGATTTAGCCCGCTCCATTCACTTCTAACAGAAttgaatcaaactaaaaaaaaaattaaaactaaactgattttattaaaaatagatattctatattaaaataaagaacAAATTACTTAGAAGCTTCtgaaatataacataattaacagtttgatatctcttattttaaaagtctacttaatggtccctcagttttaattccgtaaactgagagatccttctgttaatttgaggaACTAAATTGTTTAACAGATTGAAACTCGGATACTAAATCGTTcaaaagtgagggatcaaatcgtttaataaaattaaaaatgagggaTCAAATCGTTCGTAAAATTAAAGGTGGGGTACCAAACcgtttgaaaataagtgtcGAAATTAACGGAGGGACTTAATAGTTAACGGCATTAAAACTGAGGGAttattaagtagacttttgaaacaaggtgcaccaaactgttaattatggtatatcTCAGGAACCTTAACGTAATTtgttctaaaataaaaaagttcagttgtttttttgttcgatttataccaaatataaattttatttattcccattaaattaaactaaattgaaaataattttaatataatttaaatccGAATTTGTCAgtttaattggatataaattCCAATTTAATTTTGTCCACTTGTCACATCTGCTTAATTAATTGATATGAATATTTCTCTATATAAGTTCCTTATTTGGGTAGTGTTTGGATAGTTTAAAATTGGGCTACGCCAATTTCTATTCTTTGAGCCACCTAAATCATTTTCCTAGACTACGTATATTTGCCAAGCTTGTTTATCAATTCCCATTTTGTGGATTAACCCTCACACTCTCCTAATTAAACTTTTACTTTTATTGTTAAGTATATTAATTGctatatgttttaatttagataattttaCATTCATATGGTAACGATTTTTAGATTTAGTATGTTTTCTAGCTTAGTATCTTTATCCATAAATGAGAATTAAAATTCATGAACGACTCATGCTATTCATTTCATTAATTATATAGTTACAACTATTTTTGTTTGGTATcaccaaatatttaaatgaactGATGTGTAGTTATTCAAATTTAATCAGAAagtttaaattcaaatattgaTTATACAAGTCACTCTTTATCGAACTGGTGTATAAATCAATTGGTAAATTCATAATCGAGATAAATGCAAGCCCGTTCATTTAACGAGCTCATATACGAGTTTGTTTATGAATGTAATAAAGCgaatactattttatttatattagactcgtttaataaacaaaaataaaatcaaatttcaatttcaatttattgATCTGGTCAAATTGTTCATAAGCAGTTTGATTCATTTACAGTCCTAAATGAAAATtcacaataataaaaaataaaactaaactttaattatttttattttggaaatAATTTTTGACCATTTTTTGGGCATAACCCGGCTATCTGACTAAATTTTCAAGAGAGACTAGTTTCGGTATTCTACTGTCAAACCTCCTACTTAATACGAGCATTTTGAACTAATTTAAATGCTTCCAACAAGTCGCATGTAGAAATTTACAGTGACATCACATTTGTATGTCAGTGAGGCTAACTCTTGTGGCTAAAGCTCTCCGGTTCATttctaaaatttcaattttaaatatcaaggccaattgtttaaaactagtttaaaaatcttaaaaatctaACTGCTTAACTTAAGAGAAATTCCTAACCTAATTAGGAGAAaatcttaggtagactcagtccaccatatcatccgtagactaagtttatcacataatgacacatcattaaaatgatgataattttataatattactattcaaaagtgtaaataagtaataaatacatttacaagactgccatcattttaatgacgtgtcattatataaTAGATTTAGTCTACAGATGACATGGTGGACTGGGTCTGTCTAAGAATCTCTCCGTAATTAGACTCTACATCTTATAAGAAAAATCACCTACGTATCGGTTGTTCCTCTACATGTGGTCGCACCACAACAGAAGCTACGCCTTCCTCAGTCTAGTGTTGGTACTCTCTCAGCCTCCTGTCCACAGAACCCAAAATTCTCTGTGGTGCTTAAAGCTTCATTACAGCTTACTCTTTGTCTCTCTGCAATTAAAGAGGTAATCTTTAATGAAACCCAGTCTTAATCATTGATTCTTTTTCTCAAAATTGTTTAGAAATGGCAATTAAAAGAAACCCACTTCTCAAAATGTAATCGTATTATTGTttgatatataatatattttgaatttcatTCAGGTAGTTGAACAGCATACATGGCTTCCATTGTTGCAAACTTGGCTTCTCCAGCATTATTAGCTTCTACTAGGACTACCCTTTTCAAGACTCTTCCAAAATTTCCAGTTGTGCCAGTTAAAGGTATAAGCTTCATTTATGTGGGTTTTAAAgattctttctttttttgttaCTTCAATTCATATTGTTAAAGCTTATGGCTTTGTTGAAATGGGACATAGTTATTAATTGTTTGGTGGATAGGTGAGCAAATATTGCTTTGAATTTAGTGTTACATTCAATTTGTAGAGTAGATTTTCTAtgatcattgccaatgggatgtGATAATGAGATATGGGCTCATTGGCTATGTGTTTTCGGGCTAATGTGGTGTAGAATTGAATGATTATGATAGATAAATAGCCCAAATTATATTCATCAAATTCAATCTGTATTCTCGTTACCTGCGCGTTGTGTATACTATATAGATATAGAATATAGatattatgtatttattttagtatttcgACTATGATGTTGGATTATTATGGAAATTATAAATGGCGAAATGCCTCGAGCTTTTAAGTTTTGGTTCTTGTAATGGCCGAATTATGCGGCAAGGCACCTGGTTTTAATGTCTTCTGGCATCCGTACTTCTTTATGTATTAATCCATTGAGTCTTTATTATCTTGCATTTCAGGAAGACGGAATGGTGCTGCTGTTGTTGTGAAGGCTGTTGGGGAGAGCTCAGAATCATCAAGCTCTCTCAGCATTGTTAAATCTGTTCAGGATATTGTATGTACCTTTATCTGCAATTCTCTTTCAGTTATTTTGTTCAGTTTGGCGTTCTTTAGTctactttttttctatttgctGGTGCCCTTTTGGTACTTAATTTTGCTATCATCAGTATGAGCTGACTTGATATCTTCTTTGTTTACTTCCCTGCAAATAAGATGCGAGTCATTTGTTGCATCATGGATGATTCATTTGTTAAACATTTCTGTATTTGTAATTTGTCTTTGGTTTATGCGAAATAGTGGGACAATCCTGAAGAACGGTGGGCTCTTGCCGGTTTAGGTTTCGCAGCTATAGCAGCTTTATGGGCATCATCAAATTTTGTATCGGTAATTATGATGAATCATTCCTTTGAATATATAATGTAATGTTATCATTAGGATCTATATTTTCAACCTAAAATTAGTTAGTCGTGTAGTTTGATGATGATTACGGAAATTGATTGCAGTGTTCGTAAATATGCACATGAGCCAGGAAGATGGTTTAAGAAAGCCTAAGACTAGTTCGGGATTTTGTTAACATAATTTGTCTATCGTATAATGAGCAAGGAAAACTCTTTACGTAGTACCATTACGTTGCCCCTCCCCCGATAAAATTTGAACCTGATTCAGGGTTAAAGTGAATGAGCCTATATAGTAAAATTTCCACCAGGATATTTACTTATTTTGGATGTACATGCAATTTACTTTTGGAATTTGAtttagatatatttaaaatatagattCTTATCCCCTAAACACAGACAGATGCACATACTTACACTCTAATGCTTTTCTAATTGGGAGCTTGAAGTCTGATAGTCTTTTGATTGTTCTGTTTTACTTGGTAATGATAGGCTGTTGACAAATTACCGGTCCTCCCCAGCATTCTGGAGCTCATCGGCATTCTTTACTCTTCAGTAAGTATACATGCAACCGCTAACTGTtactgaaaatataaataacaaatGAGCAAACTTTGCATCGATAAAAAAACTTTTGAGCTTCTTTTGCCATTTGTTTTCCTTATTTATTGATCACTCTAATTATCACCGCATTCATTATATAATTTAGCACTTACTTTTGTTGTTACTGACTGAACTGCTCTACAAATTACAGTGGTTTGTTTATCGATATCTTTTATTCAAACCTGATCGGTATGTATCATGTAACTTATTTTCCTTATTCATTGATTTATACAGTTAATTAATGTTTATGTCGTTATAACCAAAGTTCTCGTATTCCAGTGAGCTTATgtgcttgtttttgtttttgcctACAGGGAAGAGATATTCCGGATCGTCAACAAGTCGGTATCAGACATTCTGGGACAATAACCATGCCTGCTGTGAATTGCTGTTGAAACTGTAACTAAATCATAGAGCTCTATCATGCATCTTTATTGTAAGTGGCAGTGAACACAGACCAATATTTCAGTTGGTGGATTTAAGTTTTGTATGCATCAAGTGAAAAATCAATTATAAGTTCTTCCTTTGGCCCCTCTAATTTGTCTAACTTGTGGATTGAGATACTGTATTATGAATTCTCCAATTTGGTCCAATGTTCTGCTCATAGCTTCCTTGCAACTTGCAAATCTTGCAGCAAAATATGGATTCAAACTGCAGATAGCATGAAGTATTAGCCCAGGCCcactataaaaattcaaacatgACCAAACCCATTataaaaagacaaaatcaattaatatattctaaattattaaaaacatcaaTAAATCcgttctaataaaaaaaattgtgtcaATTTGgttgataattttataattagtatCAATTATATTCAAGTAGCAATTAAAAGGTGAACagtgtaattgataaaaataatatatatttttaaattttaatttatttttgtaataaattaattcatattttaaaaataattcttaacaaatttgaaaaattatttattcaattttatcttTGAATATAGATTAATAAGATCTTTCATCTTTTATATTTGATGCTTAGATATAATTGacttaaaatgtgaaattgACAGACCGaaatagtttaatttatttaattaagatgAATATATTAACTGCATAATAATTATGgatatagtaatttattttgtcttttaatttaaaaaaatatataattaaataagatTATATATACAGAAAATTTCTTACAATTTTGGGCAGGCATAGTATAATTAATAGATatgttatactccctccgtctcgtaaagatagaaaaagtagctactttttttgtcccacaaagatagaaaaagtagtgttagttaactataaaattattaaaatacccttatatcaacattaattgatttaaagtttCAATGTATGCTTTTTATGCATCTAAAATTCTATTGGCTATTATTTATATAGTGGCTTTGAGTTGTGTGAATcactaatttattatgatttatttcaagaaattaaaaggacaatttagaaaaattatcacaaattacctgtaattaactactttcttaattcttgtgaaagaactactttttctatctttacggggacggagggagtagtatataaatgttttcttCCTTGCCgctaatgaataaataaatttcttgaaaaccagatttttttaaaagtctATTTCAAGAATTTCATATCATATTTATGTTGAAAAATATGACACACAATTTAAGATATAGTaagatttaataatttatgtcTTTCAATAAGTGCTTCAACAAGCAGAATTCAACTTGAAGCCAAAGCTCTAATGAGAGCTTTAAATTGCATTTGCTAAGTTGTCTCCTTTAAAATCACAAAACCATGATAGTACTGCATCCAATACCTTAATGATCTAATTCCCCAACTGCAACAATAAAGGCACTCTTACTATCCTAATTtacaaatcaaaattatattttcattctAATCATATAATTTGGTATGTAAATTATGAAAGTTAAGTAATGGAATTATATTCCATTAAGaatccttttaaaaaaatatatgaaaccccaatatcttaaaaaaaattgaaattagagttcattttcttttttaattgtgcTTCACAAAGACtatattttaatgatataaaattgagttaaaattaattaactgtTGGTGACTCAATTGGAATCGAACCTTCAGCTCGATTCAGATTCAGGTCAGGTTGGGATTTGAGTTTGGTTTGGATCAAGATTAGGTTCGATTAGGTTCTAGTCCAGGTCAGATCAAAACTATGGTTTTGCATTTGGATTCTAGTTCGGATTGGTCGAGACTCGGGACTGGTTAATTTGTGGTCAGGATTCAGGTTtcaagtttgattttgtttagggTTAGGTCGGGTTGGGTAGAGACTCGGGTTTGGTTCGAAGACAGGATTCAAGACtcaattttggtttggttcaggGTTAGGTCATGCTAGTGTCAGGATTTTAGTTTGAGTCGTCGAAACTCACTTTTGTTCAAGTTCTAGGTTGGGTCCCTGGGATTCGGTTTAGAGTTAGAATTTGAAACTcgtgttcgattagggtttGGGGTTAGATAGAGTTGAAGTTGGGACTTTGATTCAATTCAGGGCGAGGACCAGATTCAAAACTCGAAATTAGGGTTCGATCTATCGGAACTCGGTTTGTTTCGGGATTGAATGATATcaaatttttcagttttattttaaaattggacaACCCAATGTGCCCTAAGTGAAATAACTACTCTCAGTAAAGCAATCTTGCAGAAATCAAAACATGTGAACAGAAAATGCCATTAGTGTTACCAATCAGAATCATTAAATTTGATGTGTAAATAGGTGTGGTCCTTATTAGGGAaaaagcaaaataaataaacacacATTTAATTCTTTAgctgcttttattttattttatttcacattttcatatttttattatagtgTGGAACTTTGCTCCCTCGCCTAAGATGGATACCGAAGAAAACGGGATAAGTTACCCTACTAATTTCATTACTTTGCATTACAATGCTACCAtccaatttttcatttttttatgagTGACAtctgaattaattaatttcttttttctatGATAATATAGTTAAATTAAACGTCGTAACAATAAGACGTCTTTCGCTAATAAATCCTAATTTCCGCAAGATAAGCTTATGATGTATGAATATATGACACGTGAAATCATaatattcattaaaaataaaaataataacttttctctaaactatgtttttaaaaaagttaaatatctTCTTAATGTCTAAGCAATTGAGAGAGAATTATTTTACCACTAGTCGGAAACCCGCGCATTAGCGcggaattaaattaatatttaattttaataataattttattaataaaacaatGTTAACAAAAacaatgtattttttttgtcaaaatctgataatattattgatttttatAGTAAATTGTTAATCGGGTACCATGATTTCAACTATTTAATGATATTCGTCAAAGTTGCTTGCATGATTTGATCTTTTGCAATTTTTCACAAAATAAATGTTCATTTTTATCTTCGATAATCGCATAGGAAAAGACTGCATACCTATTTATCCTTTATAACTGAAGTCCTTGtacgaatttttaaaaatataaatttcaataataaatagaacaaattttttttggctcttttatattttagttgcatatcattataatttttttaaattttacatgtGAATTATAAAGAAGttcaaagtttaaatttttcaaataatgTGAATTTTTTGTAGCaacataaaatttgaattacatataaaagtatataatttatcaaattatattttattgcagttacaaaataatttattaattttatatttatgttacTTGAAAATCATATTAATCAATCATGTTTTATTTTACCACTTCCATATTTTTCATAGGACTTTCAAATGTAATGATAGATTTTCTAGTCATTAACTCATTCTGATTAATATTAGTAAGAAgaacaattatttaaaattaatattgaatcagtgtatttaaagaaaattaattttatatgtctaaaatattgaaaataattgGACTAAAAGACAATTAATATAGAgtgttaattgcaaattaaatcataaaatttagtGTGATTTGCAATTGCATCACGAACTGTAAACATGGCAACATTACTtatcagtttttattttttggtaaatcAGAACACCGAGCAAAATAAAAACTGACGTAGACATTAAAATATACAGTCACatcaatatttttgttattgcaTGATTGGTCGGTATTTTAATTTTCCAAAAAGTGAAGTTGGTAATTGATgttgccaagtttcaaaattcgtgttataataataaatcatgataaaatttatgatttaatttgcaattaaccgtTATATATATCATTATAATTTAATTCCAGTATTTAATATACCAAATTTAGTTAAGGTCGTGtatttatattattgatatGAAAATTAACATTTgaactaaaattaaaacaaaaatataacttatatcttaatttgtaacaataatttcatatttttaatctCAGGGTTCTACTTCTATATGAATGGTTTCATGTTTAAttattctctttattttaaaattcaattattataCAACAGAATAATGTGAGGTTAGAAGAGTGTTTGATAGAATTGTAAATAACTGGAGGCGAGTAAAATTCATGTTGATACTAAtaaatagacaatttgtattgattaagaagtttgtttagattaaaaactaattaaatcaattaaagtaaaataagTAGTTTAAATAAATTGGAGACTACCacaatgctctatttggtgagaatcaatgagagggctccgttggtcctctcaattatataatatatagatttagAGTAATATAATTGTTCCACGTATAAGATGAATGTCTACTTCAGTgtcataaaaattaattttaacgtaatgtattttactattatataattataattcagGTATATAGTGGTTACGATTTAAAGTTTAGGTACCATattgaaagaaagaaagaaaaatcaagTACCATCAATCAAGAAATCGGAATACCCAACAAATTGTACTAATTTACTTTTATCCTTgtgtaaataatatttttgtatttatttttctcATAACTGTTGGAGAATGTCAATATTAAAGTTCGAAACATATACTCTTGTTCTGCCATTTTTATCTAATAtggttaattaatttaaaataaattataaattgtaatGTATTTTATAAgcttaacataattttttagttgtgataattctaaaataaaaattattaatttttcacaatttaaaatatcaGATTTTTTCagtaaaacataaatatatatatgctGGAATATATGATACCTAGTCATAATTTTGGCTTTCACATGttcattttttatcaaaaagttATTCGGTATTTCAAACTACAAAATATGGccagtttatattttaaattgctaaaattaaatattcatgttgaaaatacaaaatatgttaAAGTTCATTTTCTGTTTCGCAATGACTCctagaaaaatatataaataaactaagAAATATAGGCAATTTggtaaattttatatttcttcTAAAAAATCTATGTTTTAGAAAAACTCCATTACATGCTATAATATGGAGTAAATTCACATAACCAATATAATATCATAGATCTCATGTATtagaattcaaaaataaatattactccCTCTTCCACATGAGCCACACATTATAATAACTACATGTGatggtatttttatataaaaaaacaatagcataaagaaaaatagagacttatcaaaaaatgaaagaattaacaattttttaaataaaagaaaaatattatatttagaaaaaaagtagaaaaattaTAATGGCTTGGTGAGAATATTATTAGTATCAATTCTTCAAATTAAAAAGGCCtattgattttgtgtttttaagtattgtattaatataaataaatctgATTATGATGCAGGAAAGCAAATGattcaattataaaattttacttaattaaaGTAGCTGTAAAATAAAACTGAGATTAACTAAAAAGTGCAATTGGACAAACTCGCATTAATTATTTCAACATCATTTATGTATTAGatccaaaaatattacttaGCCAAATTAATTACGAGTTACACTATTAAGGTGCCTGTTTCATCATTAAGAAAAGAAACCCTAGCCCTTAGATTCTGATGTGTACGACTTAGTATTAGTGCACCTTTTTAAGTGACCTATATAGTTTCaagtaggggtgggcatggaccggttaaccggtccacgaGGGTAATATGTAGAGTTAATTAGACAATATACTACAATATATCATTTTAATCTCAAAGATACGGGCCTAGGTTTCATTTTTGACAATTacgttttgacttttttttattagatttctACCTTTTTACTTTTTCACAAATATTTCTTACTCCAATAAATTCCTTTAAAGGAGCAAAACCTAATTTCATGCAAGAAACCTAATTAACTTGCCGTCTCTTCTCTTCTTCTCATCCCGGCGCCGTCTCTTTTCGTCTTCTCTT
This window of the Mercurialis annua linkage group LG5, ddMerAnnu1.2, whole genome shotgun sequence genome carries:
- the LOC126679826 gene encoding protein CURVATURE THYLAKOID 1C, chloroplastic; translated protein: MASIVANLASPALLASTRTTLFKTLPKFPVVPVKGRRNGAAVVVKAVGESSESSSSLSIVKSVQDIWDNPEERWALAGLGFAAIAALWASSNFVSAVDKLPVLPSILELIGILYSSWFVYRYLLFKPDREEIFRIVNKSVSDILGQ